In one window of Hevea brasiliensis isolate MT/VB/25A 57/8 chromosome 10, ASM3005281v1, whole genome shotgun sequence DNA:
- the LOC110661394 gene encoding histidine kinase 2: MSCAARTGVFIKLSRRFVKIHRWAWIEMSMNSKLSGSNGTLSASFKLKKQNDPLHGPNSVRKWRRKILCLWLLCVLTIASIWFLLSFENGELRSKDKSLDSCEDKAQVLLQHFNVSESQLHALVSLFSESDQITSLECSKELGPEMEMTDGIACALKVLCLKKQEFQPQGGWAAEGVEPNNQCPAQDKNILKKLEQSLRDKLNIIRTREMRDRTEDHCNIFSCGLEKVCWWFLFAMIVSCTLFSLHVQFWRKKKLKLVHLEPVTQQRHQLMQLKQQQLSQSPPKGAGKWRKKLLIIFVMLGILTSIWLFWHLNGKIKLRREETLANMCDERARMLQDQFNVSMNHVHALAILVSTFHHGKDPSAIDQKTFGEYTERTAFERPLTSGVAYALKVLHSEREQFEKQHGWTIKKMETEDQTLVQDCIPEKLDPAPIQDEYAPVIFSQETVSHIVSIDMMSGKEDRENILRARASGKGVLTSPFKLLKSNHLGVVLTFAVYDADLPPDATPELRVEATVGYLGASYDVPSLVEKLLHQLASKQTIVVNVYDTTNASAPILMYGTDVTDTGLLHISILDFGDPLRKHEMHCRFKHKPTLPWTAINASVGVLVITLLVGHIFYAAISRIAKVEEDYREMMELKVRAEAADVAKSQFLATVSHEIRTPMNGVLGMLQMLMDTDLDANQMDYAQTAHASGKDLISLINGVLDQAKIESGRLELEAVPFDLRSVLDNVLSLFSGKSNEKGIELAIYVSNQVPEVVIGDPGRFRQIITNLVGNSVKFTRDKGHIFVSVHLADEVRSPLGVRDAVLEQGLNLFQDLSNEMDNTLSGCPVVDRWKSWASFKRLNNTDTMGDPEMIRLLVTVEDTGVGIPLDAQSRIFTPFMQADSSTSRTYGGTGIGLSISKCLVDLMGGEIGFVSEPGTGSTFSFTAAFRKGELSSLDTKWQPHDPTVMEFQGWRALVVDKRRIRAEVTRYHLQRLGISVDIASSPKSACSYILGGCYTSVPADFAMVLIDKDVWHDETGIAFNHLLKESKQNGGKEIEVNLPKIFLLATTVSPDERCELLSAGLVDNVIMKPLRLSVLIACFQEAIGSGKKSQAKRKKPSALQNLLRGKRILVVDDNKVNRRVAEGALKKYGAIVTCVESGKDALELLKPPHTFDACFMDRHMPEMDGFEATRQIRSRERQFNEQIASREALAEMFGNVAYWHTPILAMTADVIQATNEECIKCGMDDYVSKPFEEEQLYNAVARFFESD; the protein is encoded by the exons ATGAGTTGTGCTGCTAGAACTGGGGTTTTTATCAAGCTTTCAAGGCGCTTTGTGAAGATACACAGGTGGGCTTGGATTGAAATGTCTATGAATTCCAAGCTCTCTGGCTCAAATGGCACATTGTCAGCAAGTTTCAAGCTGAAGAAGCAAAATGATCCTTTGCATGGGCCTAATTCTGTCAGGAAATGGAGGAGAAAGATTCTGTGTCTTTGGCTATTATGTGTTCTCACCATAGCCAGCATTTGGTTCCTTTTGAGTTTTGAAAATGGGGAATTGAGGAGCAAAGACAAGAGTTTAGATTCTTGTGAAGACAAAGCTCAAGTCTTGCTCCAGCATTTCAACGTCAGCGAGAGCCAGCTTCATGCATTGGTTTCTTTGTTTTCTGAATCAGATCAG ATAACATCCCTTGAATGCTCCAAAGAACTGGGACCTGAAATGGAAATGACCGATGGCATTGCCTGTGCTCTGAAGGTACTGTGTTTGAAGAAGCAGGAGTTTCAACCACAAGGTGGATGGGCTGCTGAAGGTGTAGAACCTAACAACCAATGCCCAGCTCAAGATAAGAACATCCTGAAGAAACTTGAACAATCATTGAGAGACAAATTG AACATCATCCGAACAAGGGAAATGAGGGACCGCACAGAAGATCACTGTAATATTTTTTCTTGTGGTTTGGAAAAAGTTTGTTGGTGGTTCCTTTTTGCAATGATTGTGAGCTGCACATTATTTAGTTTACATGTGCAATTTTGGAGGAAGAAAAAGCTGAAGCTAGTTCATCTAGAGCCAGTGACTCAGCAGCGGCACCAGCTGATGCAGCTCAAGCAGCAACAGCTATCACAGAGTCCTCCTAAGGGTGCTGGAAAGTGGAGGAAGAAGCTTCTTATAATTTTTGTCATGCTTGGGATTCTTACTTCTATTTGGTTGTTTTGGCACTTGAATGGAAAAATCAAGCTAAGAAGGGAAGAGACTCTTGCCAACATGTGTGATGAGCGAGCACGAATGTTGCAGGATCAGTTTAATGTGAGCATGAACCATGTTCATGCCTTGGCTATTCTTGTATCCACCTTTCACCATGGAAAAGATCCCTCTGCAATCGATCAG AAAACATTTGGTGAATATACTGAGAGAACAGCTTTTGAGAGGCCACTTACTAGCGGTGTTGCATATGCTTTGAAAGTTCTACATTCAGAGAGGGAGCAATTTGAGAAGCAGCATGGCTGGACGATAAAGAAAATGGAGACGGAGGACCAGACTCTAGTTCAAGATTGTATTCCGGAAAAGTTGGATCCTGCACCCATTCAAGATGAATATGCACCTGTGATATTTTCTCAAGAAACTGTCTCTCATATTGTCTCTATTGACATGATGTCTGGAAAG GAAGACCGGGAGAACATCTTGCGAGCAAGGGCGTCTGGAAAGGGAGTGTTAACATCTCCTTTTAAGCTTTTAAAATCCAATCACCTGGGAGTTGTACTCACTTTTGCTGTTTATGATGCTGATCTTCCTCCAGATGCAACACCAGAACTTCGAGTTGAAGCTACTGTGGG GTATCTTGGTGCATCTTATGATGTCCCATCACTGGTTGAGAAGCTTCTACACCAACTTGCTAGCAAGCAAACAATTGTTGTGAATGTTTATGACACAACTAATGCATCTGCTCCAATTCTTATGTATGGCACTGATGTTACTGATACGGGTCTTTTGCACATCAGCATCCTTGACTTTGGGGATCCATTGCGGAAGCATGAAATGCATTGCAG GTTCAAGCATAAACCTACCTTGCCTTGGACAGCAATAAATGCTTCGGTTGGAGTCCTAGTTATTACTCTTCTTGTTGGCCATATCTTTTATGCAGCCATAAGTAGAATTGCAAAAGTTGAGGAGGATTATCGTGAGATGATGGAGCTCAAAGTTCGTGCTGAAGCTGCAGATGTGGCAAAATCTCAG TTTCTTGCAACTGTTTCCCACGAAATCAGGACCCCAATGAATGGTGTTTTAG GTATGCTGCAAATGCTAATGGATACAGACCTTGATGCAAATCAAATGGACTATGCCCAGACTGCTCATGCTAGTGGAAAAGATCTTATCTCACTGATAAATGGGGTTCTTGATCAGGCTAAGATAGAATCAGGCAGGCTAGAACTGGAAGCTGTTCCTTTTGATCTGCGCTCAGTTCTTGACAACGTTCTATCACTTTTTTCGGGCAAATCCAATGAAAAAGGGATTGAG TTGGCCATTTATGTCTCCAACCAAGTGCCTGAAGTTGTTATTGGCGACCCTGGACGGTTCCGGCAGATAATTACAAATCTTGTTGGAAATTCTGTAAAG ttcacaaGAGACAAAGGGCATATATTTGTCTCAGTTCATCTGGCAGATGAAGTGCGAAGCCCTCTTGGTGTTAGAGATGCAGTGCTGGAGCAAGGCTTGAATTTATTTCAGGACTTGTCAAATGAAATGGATAATACATTGAGTGGGTGTCCTGTGGTTGACAGATGGAAAAGTTGGGCAAGCTTTAAAAGGTTAAACAACACAGATACAATGGGGGACCCTGAAATGATTAGATTACTAGTTACAGTTGAGGATACAGGTGTGGGAATACCACTAGATGCACAAAGTCGCATTTTCACTCCTTTTATGCAGGCTGACAGTTCCACTTCACGAACCTATGGTGGGACTGGGATAGGCTTGAGCATCAGCAAATGTCTTGTGGATCTCATGGGTGGTGAGATCGGGTTTGTTAGTGAACCTGGCACTGGCAGTACCTTCTCATTCACTGCTGCTTTCAGAAAAGGAGAATTGAGTTCTCTTGATACAAAGTGGCAACCTCATGATCCTACTGTTATGGAGTTCCAAGGATGGAGAGCATTGGTAGTTGATAAAAGAAGAATCCGAGCTGAGGTTACTAGGTATCATCTTCAGAGGTTGGGAATATCTGTGGATATAGCTTCTAGCCCGAAGTCTGCATGTTCTTATATATTGGGAGGTTGCTACACAAG TGTTCCAGCAGATTTTGCTATGGTTCTTATCGACAAAGATGTTTGGCATGACGAAACTGGTATTGCTTTCAATCATTTGTTGAAAGAATCCAAGCAAAATGGTGGGAAAGAAATCGAAGTAAACCTTCCTAAGATTTTTCTCTTGGCTACCACTGTCAGTCCTGATGAACGCTGTGAACTCTTATCGGCTGGTTTAGTAGATAATGTAATTATGAAGCCTCTTCGATTAAGTGTCTTAATTGCTTGCTTTCAAGAAGCCATTGGAAGTGGTAAGAAGAGTCAAGCAAAGAGAAAGAAACCATCAGCTCTTCAGAATCTACTAAGAGGAAAGAGAATTTTGGTGGTAGATGACAATAAAGTGAACAGAAGGGTGGCAGAAGGAGCTCTAAAGAAATATGGAGCAATTGTTACCTGTGTGGAGAGTGGCAAGGATGCCTTGGAACTGCTAAAACCACCACACACATTTGATGCTTGTTTCATGGATCGCCATATGCCAGAGATGGATGG CTTTGAAGCTACCAGGCAAATTAGGTCAAGGGAAAGGCAATTTAATGAGCAAATTGCATCTAGGGAAGCATTGGCAGAGATGTTTGGAAATGTGGCTTATTGGCACACTCCAATATTGGCAATGACAGCTGATGTGATTCAGGCAACGAATGAAGAATGCATTAAGTGTGGGATGGATGATTATGTTTCAAAGCCATTTGAAGAAGAGCAGCTTTACAATGCAGTGGCTCGCTTTTTTGAGTCTGATTGA
- the LOC110661395 gene encoding uncharacterized protein LOC110661395 encodes MIKCLFPAKNSERQQRNQCTTMDAYTWHKVAALSGVAALGLGTYGAHVFKPQNPAYKEVWHTASLYHLVHTAALLAAPITKNPNVFGGLLTTGILAFSGTCYAVALLEDRKYATLAPFGGFAFIAAWASLLF; translated from the exons ATGATCAAGTGTTTGTTTCCTGCAAAAAATTCAGAGAGACAACAGAGAAACCAGTGCACAACAATGGATGCTTATACGTGGCACAAAGTTGCTGCTCTTTCGG GAGTTGCAGCTCTTGGGTTGGGCACATATGGTGCCCATGTCTTCAAGCCCCAGAATCCCGCTTACAaggag GTATGGCATACAGCATCTCTATACCATCTGGTTCATACTGCAGCTCTTCTTGCTGCCCCTATCACCAAAAATCCCAATGTT TTTGGGGGCCTCTTAACAACTGGGATTCTTGCATTCTCTGGGAC GTGTTATGCTGTGGCTTTACTTGAGGACAGAAAGTACGCTACCTTGGCTCCATTTGGTGGCTTTGCCTTTATTGCTGCTTGGGCAAGCTTGCTTTTCTGA
- the LOC110661397 gene encoding scarecrow-like transcription factor PAT1: MQASQQLGSKGMSSRLYYQPMQEVEAYCMPQFQTLDHQLCYSGSSHGTRLSILNSREQYCTLESSSANHSYNIYNSPSTISFSPNGSPVSQQESQSYPPDTHHSPDNKCGSPISGSCITDDVHDFQNKLRELENAMFGPDSDIIDSIESTLRNGTSLESPEMDSLRQIMDAISRRDLKHVLVVCAQAVSDNDLLKAQWLMDELRQMVSVSGEPIQRLGAYMLEGLVARLASSGSSIYKALRCKEPASAELLSYMHILYEVCPYFKFGYMSANGAIAEAMKDENRVHIIDFQIGQGSQWITLIQAFAARPGGPPHIRITGIDDSTSAYARGGGLSIVGKRLSRLAEIVKVPFEFHAAAMSGCEVQVENLDVRPGEALAVNFAFVLHHMPDESVSTQNHRDRLLRLVKSLSPKVVTLVEQESNTNTAAFFPRFLETLNYYMAMFESIDVTLPRDHKERINVEQHCLARDVVNIIACEGTERVERHELLGKWRSRFRMAGFTPYPLSSLVNATIKTLLENYCDKYRLEERDGALYLGWMNRDLVASCAWK, from the coding sequence ATGCAAGCATCACAACAACTCGGAAGTAAAGGCATGTCTAGTAGATTGTACTATCAGCCAATGCAGGAAGTTGAGGCCTACTGCATGCCTCAGTTCCAAACTTTGGACCACCAGCTATGCTACAGTGGGAGCAGCCATGGAACCCGTTTATCCATTCTGAATTCCCGTGAACAATACTGCACCCTGGAGTCATCTTCAGCAAATCACAGTTATAACATTTACAACTCTCCGTCAACCATTAGTTTCTCTCCCAATGGAAGTCCTGTGTCACAGCAGGAATCTCAGTCATACCCACCTGATACCCACCATTCTCCTGACAATAAATGTGGCTCTCCAATAAGTGGTTCCTGCATAACTGATGATGTCCATGACTTCCAGAATAAATTGAGAGAATTAGAAAATGCAATGTTTGGTCCTGATTCTGATATTATTGACAGCATTGAAAGCACCTTGCGGAATGGGACAAGCTTGGAGTCACCAGAAATGGATAGCTTGAGACAAATAATGGATGCAATTTCTAGAAGGGACCTAAAGCATGTCCTTGTTGTCTGTGCACAAGCAGTATCAGATAATGATCTGTTAAAGGCTCAATGGTTAATGGATGAACTGAGACAAATGGTGTCTGTTTCTGGTGAACCAATTCAAAGATTGGGTGCATACATGTTGGAGGGGCTTGTTGCTCGGCTAGCCTCCTCAGGAAGTTCCATCTACAAAGCTTTGAGATGCAAAGAACCAGCCAGCGCTGAGCTTCTTTCTTATATGCACATTCTTTATGAGGTGTGTCCCTATTTCAAGTTCGGATACATGTCTGCAAATGGTGCCATCGCAGAAGCCATGAAGGATGAGAACAGAGTTCACATAATTGATTTCCAAATTGGTCAGGGGAGTCAGTGGATCACTTTAATCCAGGCCTTTGCTGCTAGACCTGGTGGGCCACCCCACATCCGTATTACAGGTATTGATGATTCCACATCAGCATATGCCCGTGGAGGAGGTCTGAGTATTGTGGGAAAGAGGCTATCTAGGCTTGCTGAGATAGTTAAAGTGCCATTTGAATTTCATGCTGCTGCCATGTCTGGTTGCGAGGTTCAGGTAGAGAACCTTGATGTTCGTCCTGGGGAGGCCCTGGCTGTGAATTTTGCATTTGTGCTTCACCACATGCCTGATGAAAGTGTCAGCACTCAGAATCATCGGGACCGGCTTCTGAGGCTGGTTAAAAGCCTGTCTCCAAAGGTTGTGACCCTTGTTGAGCAGGAATCTAACACAAATACCGCTGCATTCTTCCCTCGGTTCCTCGAGACACTAAACTATTACATGGCTATGTTTGAATCGATTGATGTAACTCTTCCGAGAGATCACAAGGAGCGGATCAATGTCGAGCAGCACTGCCTGGCAAGGGATGTTGTTAACATAATAGCATGTGAGGGAACTGAAAGGGTGGAGCGACATGAGCTTCTTGGGAAGTGGAGGTCACGGTTCAGAATGGCAGGGTTTACTCCTTACCCTTTAAGCTCCTTGGTAAATGCCaccatcaaaactctgctagagAACTATTGTGATAAATATAGACTTGAAGAGAGAGATGGGGCTCTGTATCTTGGTTGGATGAACAGAGATTTGGTGGCATCTTGTGCATGGAAATGA
- the LOC110661399 gene encoding WRKY transcription factor 1 isoform X1: MTSKVLMVSSREGTDEFASDELQKRQSPDNGSHTTQEIDDNGIHTSQNEEVTPVTSDKTMQDANAGVHISQLDKEGSISSIIPGKVSQTPGPRSSALQSGQEGRIPIVREKVSEDGYHWRKYGQKLVKGNEFIRSYYKCTHPSCQVKKQLEHSQDGQIADIIYFGQHDHPKPEHNLPQAVGFVLPVVKETADEPSSTGTEEDRAPHLLKSTSTSKISVGTRSENAKGALSESNKIKDEVDNDEEPRSKRQKKGNHNVELMVVDKPTSEPRHVIQTLSEIDIVNDGYRWRKYGQKLVKGNPNPRSYYRCSSPGCPVKKHVERASHDPKVVITSYEGQHDHDVPPSRTVTHNATGVSASNMNSGESGTKSGASDGVPNNSLDPSGNSKEQLNSKSDSGDDGKSSKPWNGKSSAKEGSGAAVMDTVDNTSSMSECRSIEQHDGESRTESKVNCAAYSAHAITPVPETNPNEQRIPNAEPVQS; this comes from the exons ATGACTTCCAAAGTTCTCATGGTTTCTTCAAGGGAAGGTACAGATGAATTTGCTTCTGATGAATTGCAGAAGCGGCAGAGCCCAGATAATGGAAGTCACACAACACAAGAGATTGATGATAATGGAATTCATACATCACAAAATGAAGAAGTCACACCGGTTACCTCTGACAAAACTATGCAGGATGCTAATGCTGGGGTCCATATATCGCAGTTAGATAAAGAAGGAAGTATCTCCTCTATAATACCAGGTAAAGTCTCACAGACCCCTGGCCCTCGCTCCAGTGCCTTGCAATCTGGTCAGGAAGGTAGAATTCCTATTGTTCGTGAAAAAGTGTCAGAAGATGGATATCATTGGCGAAAATATGGCCAAAAACTTGTTAAAGGAAATGAGTTCATTCGGAGCTATTACAAATGTACACATCCAAGCTGTCAGGTGAAAAAGCAATTGGAGCATTCACAGGATGGCCAGATTGCTGATATTATTTACTTTGGTCAGCATGATCATCCTAAACCTGAACATAATCTTCCACAAGCAGTGGGGTTCGTGCTGCCTGTTGTTAAAGAAACAGCCGATGAACCTTCATCAACTGGCACAGAAG AAGATCGTGCACCTCATCTACTCAAGTCAACAAGTACCTCCAAGATTTCAGTTGGTACAAGAAGTGAGAATGCAAAAGGTGCACTATCAGAATCAAATAAGATAAAAGATGAGGTTGATAATGATGAAGAACCACGCTCAAAACGACA GAAGAAAGGCAACCACAACGTTGAGCTTATGGTTGTAGATAAGCCAACTAGTGAACCACGTCATGTTATTCAAACTTTAAGTGAGATTGATATTGTGAATGATGGGTACCGTTGGCGCAAATATGGGCagaaattggttaaaggcaatccAAACCCAag GAGCTACTACAGGTGCTCAAGTCCTGGTTGCCCCGTTAAGAAACATGTAGAGAGGGCATCTCATGACCCAAAAGTGGTTATAACCAGTTACGAGGGACAACATGATCACGATGTACCTCCTTCAAGGACAGTAACTCATAATGCAACTGGTGTAAGCGCTTCTAACATGAACAGTGGTGAGTCGGGCACTAAATCAGGAGCGAGTGATGGGGTTCCTAACAATAGTTTGGATCCAAGCGGAAATTCAAAGGAGCAACTGAATAGCAAGTCAGATTCAGGTGATGATGGTAAATCAAGCAAGCCGTGGAATGGCAAGTCCAGTGCTAAAGAGGGAAGTGGTGCTGCTGTCATGGACACAGTTGACAATACCAGTTCGATGTCTGAATGTCGATCAATTGAACAACATGATGGTGAGTCCAGAACTGAGTCAAAAGTGAATTGTGCTGCTTATAGTGCTCATGCTATTACTCCAGTTCCAGAAACTAATCCAAATGAGCAACGCATACCGAATGCAGAGCCTGTCCAAAGCTAA
- the LOC110661399 gene encoding WRKY transcription factor 1 isoform X2 — protein sequence MTSKVLMVSSREGTDEFASDELQKRQSPDNGSHTTQEIDDNGIHTSQNEEVTPVTSDKTMQDANAGVHISQLDKEGSISSIIPGKVSQTPGPRSSALQSGQEGRIPIVREKVSEDGYHWRKYGQKLVKGNEFIRSYYKCTHPSCQVKKQLEHSQDGQIADIIYFGQHDHPKPEHNLPQAVGFVLPVVKETADEPSSTGTEDRAPHLLKSTSTSKISVGTRSENAKGALSESNKIKDEVDNDEEPRSKRQKKGNHNVELMVVDKPTSEPRHVIQTLSEIDIVNDGYRWRKYGQKLVKGNPNPRSYYRCSSPGCPVKKHVERASHDPKVVITSYEGQHDHDVPPSRTVTHNATGVSASNMNSGESGTKSGASDGVPNNSLDPSGNSKEQLNSKSDSGDDGKSSKPWNGKSSAKEGSGAAVMDTVDNTSSMSECRSIEQHDGESRTESKVNCAAYSAHAITPVPETNPNEQRIPNAEPVQS from the exons ATGACTTCCAAAGTTCTCATGGTTTCTTCAAGGGAAGGTACAGATGAATTTGCTTCTGATGAATTGCAGAAGCGGCAGAGCCCAGATAATGGAAGTCACACAACACAAGAGATTGATGATAATGGAATTCATACATCACAAAATGAAGAAGTCACACCGGTTACCTCTGACAAAACTATGCAGGATGCTAATGCTGGGGTCCATATATCGCAGTTAGATAAAGAAGGAAGTATCTCCTCTATAATACCAGGTAAAGTCTCACAGACCCCTGGCCCTCGCTCCAGTGCCTTGCAATCTGGTCAGGAAGGTAGAATTCCTATTGTTCGTGAAAAAGTGTCAGAAGATGGATATCATTGGCGAAAATATGGCCAAAAACTTGTTAAAGGAAATGAGTTCATTCGGAGCTATTACAAATGTACACATCCAAGCTGTCAGGTGAAAAAGCAATTGGAGCATTCACAGGATGGCCAGATTGCTGATATTATTTACTTTGGTCAGCATGATCATCCTAAACCTGAACATAATCTTCCACAAGCAGTGGGGTTCGTGCTGCCTGTTGTTAAAGAAACAGCCGATGAACCTTCATCAACTGGCACAGAAG ATCGTGCACCTCATCTACTCAAGTCAACAAGTACCTCCAAGATTTCAGTTGGTACAAGAAGTGAGAATGCAAAAGGTGCACTATCAGAATCAAATAAGATAAAAGATGAGGTTGATAATGATGAAGAACCACGCTCAAAACGACA GAAGAAAGGCAACCACAACGTTGAGCTTATGGTTGTAGATAAGCCAACTAGTGAACCACGTCATGTTATTCAAACTTTAAGTGAGATTGATATTGTGAATGATGGGTACCGTTGGCGCAAATATGGGCagaaattggttaaaggcaatccAAACCCAag GAGCTACTACAGGTGCTCAAGTCCTGGTTGCCCCGTTAAGAAACATGTAGAGAGGGCATCTCATGACCCAAAAGTGGTTATAACCAGTTACGAGGGACAACATGATCACGATGTACCTCCTTCAAGGACAGTAACTCATAATGCAACTGGTGTAAGCGCTTCTAACATGAACAGTGGTGAGTCGGGCACTAAATCAGGAGCGAGTGATGGGGTTCCTAACAATAGTTTGGATCCAAGCGGAAATTCAAAGGAGCAACTGAATAGCAAGTCAGATTCAGGTGATGATGGTAAATCAAGCAAGCCGTGGAATGGCAAGTCCAGTGCTAAAGAGGGAAGTGGTGCTGCTGTCATGGACACAGTTGACAATACCAGTTCGATGTCTGAATGTCGATCAATTGAACAACATGATGGTGAGTCCAGAACTGAGTCAAAAGTGAATTGTGCTGCTTATAGTGCTCATGCTATTACTCCAGTTCCAGAAACTAATCCAAATGAGCAACGCATACCGAATGCAGAGCCTGTCCAAAGCTAA